In a genomic window of Gossypium arboreum isolate Shixiya-1 chromosome 9, ASM2569848v2, whole genome shotgun sequence:
- the LOC108455316 gene encoding aluminum-activated malate transporter 2-like gives MDLECASQETVKQGLLARGWPPIKGFSKHVKTKVFEFFSHLIKLGQDDPRRVVHSLKAGLALTLVSLFYYYQPLYKSFGVSAMWAVITVVVVFEFSVGATLGKGVNRGLATLLAGGLAVGAHQLANLSGRIGEPIVLGFFVFLQAAVSTFVRFCPQIKARYDYGLLIFILTFSLISISGFRDDEVLELVHKRLLTVLIGGSTCVIISVLLFPVWAGQDLHNLIASNMEKLGIFLEGFGDEYFKMPEDGESKEDRPFLQGYKSVLDSKTNEDALANFARWEPRHGRFQFRHPWRQYLKIGALTRKCAYRIESLNGHLYADIQAKREIRSKIQETCTTISMESGKALKELSMAIKTMVQPFAADIHIENSKSSVKNLDTLLKSGLWDDETDLLEVVPVATVASLLIDVVTCTAEIAESVNELATMLKFEVVEPTVSPEKTETGQPKIGIS, from the exons ATGGATTTAGAGTGTGCCAGTCAAGAAACAGTAAAACAAGGCCTGCTTGCTCGTGGATGGCCACCGATTAAGGGTTTTAGCAAGCACGTTAAGACTAAAGTGTTTGAATTTTTCAGTCACTTGATAAAGCTTGGCCAAGATGATCCAAGAAGAGTAGTTCACTCCTTGAAAGCCGGACTTGCACTCACCTTGGTCTCATTGTTTTATTACTACCAGCCATTGTACAAAAGCTTCGGCGTTTCCGCAATGTGGGCTGTGATTACTGTTGTCGTCGTCTTCGAATTTTCTGTCG GGGCTACACTTGGGAAGGGAGTGAATAGAGGATTGGCAACATTGCTTGCTGGTGGTCTAGCTGTTGGGGCTCATCAGCTGGCTAACCTATCGGGACGGATAGGTGAGCCCATAGTACTCGGGTTCTTTGTCTTCCTCCAAG CTGCGGTATCAACGTTTGTAAGATTCTGCCCCCAAATCAAGGCGAGATACGATTATGGGctattgatatttattttgacatTCTCTTTGATCTCGATTTCGGGTTTTCGAGATGATGAAGTGTTAGAATTGGTTCACAAGAGATTGTTAACCGTCCTCATAGGTGGCTCAACCTGTGTCATAATATCCGTTTTGCTTTTCCCTGTGTGGGCTGGTCAAGACCTTCACAACTTGATTGCTTCCAACATGGAAAAGCTTGGGATCTTCCTAGAAG GGTTTGGAGATGAATACTTTAAAATGCCAGAGGATGGAGAGTCCAAAGAAGATAGACCCTTCTTGCAGGGTTATAAAAGTGTTCTTGACTCCAAAACCAACGAAGATGCCTTG GCTAATTTTGCAAGATGGGAACCAAGGCATGGTCGATTTCAATTCCGACATCCATGGAGGCAGTACCTGAAGATTGGAGCTCTAACACGAAAGTGTGCCTATCGAATTGAATCTCTTAACGGACACCTATATGCTGACATTCAA GCAAAACGGGAAATCCGAAGTAAAATCCAAGAGACATGCACAACAATAAGCATGGAATCTGGTAAAGCATTGAAGGAACTATCAATGGCGATCAAAACAATGGTGCAACCATTTGCTGCTGATATCCACATTGAGAACTCAAAATCCTCCGTAAAGAATCTCGACACTTTGCTCAAATCAGGGTTATGGGATGATGAAACGGACCTATTGGAAGTGGTACCAGTGGCCACAGTAGCTTCGTTATTAATCGATGTAGTCACCTGCACGGCCGAAATTGCTGAATCTGTTAACGAACTTGCAACGATGCTAAAATTTGAAGTCGTTGAGCCAACTGTCTCACCTGAAAAGACCGAGACAGGACAACCTAAAATTGGGATATCTTAG